One window from the genome of [Clostridium] celerecrescens 18A encodes:
- the holB gene encoding DNA polymerase III subunit delta' gives MPGFKDIIGHERIKEHLQKAIESNHVSHAYILTGEAGMGRKSLANAFAMTLLCEKGKSEPCMQCHACKQVMSENHPDLLYLTHEKSGSIGVDDIREQINDTIMIRPYSSYYKIYIVDEAEKMTVQAQNALLKTIEEPPSYAVIMLLTTNQEAFLPTILSRCVQLKLKPLQDKVVKSYLTGSLGIAESKAEIYAAFARGNLGRAIHLASSEEFQVMYKELIHMLKHIKDMDIVELLFYIKKMKDENLDIYDCLDFMQLWYRDVLMYKVTQDINLLVFREEYNTMKEMSAASAYDGIEMILKAIDKARIRLDANVNMELAMELMLLVMKEN, from the coding sequence ATGCCAGGATTTAAGGATATCATCGGCCATGAGAGAATCAAAGAACATTTGCAAAAAGCCATTGAATCAAATCATGTTTCCCATGCTTACATTTTGACAGGGGAAGCGGGGATGGGGCGTAAGTCCCTGGCCAATGCATTTGCAATGACCCTTCTCTGTGAAAAGGGAAAGAGTGAGCCATGTATGCAGTGCCATGCATGCAAGCAGGTCATGAGCGAAAATCATCCGGATCTGCTATATCTGACCCATGAGAAGTCAGGAAGCATTGGCGTTGACGATATCAGGGAACAGATAAACGACACCATTATGATACGCCCTTATAGCAGTTACTATAAGATTTACATTGTGGATGAAGCGGAAAAGATGACGGTCCAGGCCCAGAACGCCCTGCTAAAGACGATCGAAGAACCTCCCTCTTATGCAGTTATTATGCTGCTTACGACCAATCAGGAGGCATTTCTTCCCACCATTCTTTCCAGATGTGTGCAGTTAAAGCTTAAGCCTTTGCAGGATAAAGTGGTAAAATCCTATTTAACTGGGTCTTTGGGAATTGCAGAGAGCAAAGCGGAGATTTATGCAGCATTTGCCAGAGGGAATCTTGGAAGGGCGATTCATCTGGCTTCTTCTGAGGAGTTTCAGGTAATGTATAAGGAATTGATCCATATGTTGAAGCACATCAAGGATATGGATATTGTGGAGCTGCTTTTTTATATTAAGAAGATGAAGGATGAAAATCTGGATATTTATGACTGCCTTGATTTTATGCAGTTATGGTACCGGGATGTCTTAATGTATAAGGTGACTCAGGATATTAATCTTCTGGTTTTCAGGGAAGAATACAATACAATGAAAGAGATGAGCGCTGCCAGTGCTTATGATGGCATTGAGATGATTTTAAAGGCCATTGACAAGGCCAGGATCCGTTTGGATGCCAATGTCAATATGGAACTGGCTATGGAGCTCATGCTGCTTGTTATGAAGGAGAATTAA
- a CDS encoding ABC transporter permease: MKTKKMKDILGKVAPLLALVLLFIVLALATDKFFTLNNMMNILRQTAVNGLISAAMLVVLITAGIDLSVGANAILCACMMGMLKTSFGITNSLVLILVCIITGISVGFLNGILLTKMHLPHPFVSTLGMKNVLCGLALLVVSTKTISDFPAAVTFLGSSNLFKVSGGFSGIPLCFIILILIYIVYHFFLNKTALGRMIYCVGGNPEAARLSGINSDNILIFVYSLSGFMCSIAALVIVGRSAVANPSAAISPYDTDAIAACIIGGASFMGGKGTIWGTLIGALMISTIRNGLTLLNTSSSVQYIVIGLVIIAAVFIDVTRTRMEAKAKRLAAK; encoded by the coding sequence ATGAAGACAAAAAAAATGAAAGATATATTAGGAAAGGTGGCTCCTTTACTGGCCTTGGTTCTTTTATTCATTGTTTTAGCACTGGCAACTGATAAATTTTTTACACTCAACAATATGATGAATATTCTAAGACAAACGGCTGTTAACGGGCTGATCTCCGCAGCCATGCTGGTGGTACTGATTACGGCAGGCATCGACTTATCCGTTGGTGCAAATGCAATCCTGTGTGCATGTATGATGGGTATGCTGAAAACATCCTTCGGCATTACAAACTCTTTGGTATTAATCCTGGTCTGTATCATAACTGGAATTTCCGTTGGATTCTTAAACGGCATCCTGCTCACAAAAATGCATCTTCCCCATCCTTTCGTTTCAACCCTGGGTATGAAAAATGTATTGTGCGGACTGGCACTGCTGGTGGTCTCAACAAAGACAATCTCCGACTTTCCGGCTGCTGTTACATTTTTAGGTTCCAGCAACTTATTTAAAGTATCCGGCGGATTCTCCGGGATCCCCCTGTGCTTTATCATTTTAATATTAATCTATATCGTATATCATTTCTTTTTAAATAAAACTGCTCTTGGAAGAATGATTTACTGCGTAGGCGGTAATCCGGAAGCTGCCCGGCTTTCCGGAATCAATTCCGATAATATACTGATTTTTGTTTACAGCTTATCCGGATTTATGTGCTCCATTGCCGCTCTCGTTATAGTCGGACGCTCCGCTGTTGCCAATCCTTCTGCCGCCATATCACCATATGATACGGATGCCATTGCGGCTTGCATTATTGGCGGTGCCTCCTTTATGGGAGGAAAAGGAACCATCTGGGGAACTTTAATCGGAGCCCTGATGATTTCTACCATTCGAAATGGTTTAACACTCTTAAATACCTCCAGTTCCGTACAATATATTGTTATCGGCCTGGTTATCATTGCCGCTGTATTTATTGATGTAACAAGAACACGTATGGAAGCAAAGGCTAAACGGCTTGCAGCTAAATAA
- a CDS encoding sugar ABC transporter ATP-binding protein gives MMKKEVIRYENIHCSMDGQAYLNGLFFRAFEGEICCVIVNNTIEKEYFLQLLYGNLKPGYGWSYYKGEKIVSSKIQEQMLKQTAFIGRNKGIFSELSVAENIFVASGRVPFWRRVNPLCRHAPKLLMDWDISIPLLAKAHMLDPGMQKQAELMRAYVSGCSLAVITDIEMIMTEEQLKNFFALVTKLKERGMTFLYIVNSSTKLYRYADEITIIKNGRTIGHMNREDFSKFQTYMKLFEKTRKNTLKRNDLLQKQIDKKTVLEFQNVKLPDLPALNLSLNAGEVLNILDLDSAECRNILPILQGECRFEAGKILLNGKEYSFQSVHQSIRDGIAFIEARPMEEMLFADMTVLDQMTFMIQQNKKKFFLRKKYRKMTRYLLDGIFNEEELMMKTYTVSDECKLKLLYYRWIFVRPQILVCIKPFSSVDFQMRQITINLLKEVLKSGISVIIITNQIAEAYTMEGKNITFHNGAIAMD, from the coding sequence ATGATGAAAAAAGAAGTGATCCGTTATGAAAACATACACTGTTCCATGGATGGCCAGGCTTATTTAAATGGTCTCTTCTTTCGGGCATTTGAGGGGGAAATCTGCTGTGTCATCGTCAACAATACCATTGAAAAAGAATATTTCCTTCAGCTTCTATATGGAAACTTAAAACCGGGCTACGGCTGGTCCTATTATAAAGGGGAAAAAATAGTATCTTCCAAAATTCAGGAGCAGATGTTAAAGCAAACTGCATTTATCGGCCGCAACAAAGGAATCTTTTCTGAGCTGAGTGTCGCTGAGAACATTTTCGTGGCCAGCGGCAGGGTCCCCTTCTGGAGGCGGGTAAATCCTCTCTGCAGACACGCTCCGAAACTTCTTATGGATTGGGATATTTCCATTCCCCTGCTTGCGAAAGCCCACATGCTGGACCCCGGCATGCAGAAACAGGCCGAATTAATGCGCGCTTATGTCTCCGGATGTAGTCTGGCCGTTATAACGGATATTGAAATGATCATGACAGAAGAGCAGCTCAAAAATTTCTTTGCTCTGGTGACAAAGTTAAAAGAACGGGGGATGACGTTCCTCTACATTGTAAACAGCTCCACCAAATTATACAGATATGCTGATGAAATAACGATTATCAAAAACGGCAGAACCATCGGCCATATGAATCGGGAAGATTTCTCCAAATTTCAGACCTATATGAAATTGTTTGAAAAGACCAGAAAAAACACCTTAAAAAGAAATGACCTGTTACAAAAACAGATTGATAAAAAAACGGTTTTGGAATTCCAAAATGTAAAGCTGCCCGACCTTCCCGCATTAAACCTATCGTTAAATGCTGGAGAGGTCCTTAACATATTGGACCTGGATTCTGCAGAATGCAGAAATATCCTTCCAATTCTGCAGGGAGAATGTAGATTTGAAGCAGGTAAAATATTATTAAATGGAAAAGAATATTCCTTCCAATCCGTTCACCAGTCCATCCGGGATGGCATCGCCTTCATTGAAGCAAGGCCAATGGAAGAAATGCTGTTTGCCGATATGACCGTTCTGGACCAAATGACGTTCATGATACAGCAAAATAAAAAAAAGTTCTTTCTGAGAAAAAAATACAGAAAGATGACCCGGTACCTGTTGGATGGAATATTCAATGAAGAGGAATTGATGATGAAAACATACACGGTCAGTGATGAATGCAAACTAAAGCTTTTATATTACCGCTGGATTTTTGTACGGCCGCAGATCCTGGTATGCATAAAACCATTTTCTTCCGTTGATTTTCAAATGCGTCAGATCACCATCAATCTGTTAAAAGAAGTTTTGAAGTCAGGAATCTCTGTAATCATCATTACGAATCAGATTGCAGAAGCTTACACCATGGAAGGAAAGAATATTACCTTTCACAATGGGGCCATTGCAATGGATTAA
- a CDS encoding response regulator → MISILGIIIADDEKKICRLLEYLIDWDEIGVKLLGVAYDGISAYQLIQEKKPDVLLTDIRMPGMDGLQLIEEAKKQNASLKCIIISGYKDFQYAQQGIRYGVRDYLLKPINQEDLTRTLKKLVKETLEQKSSQEVQMHLEETIRNYSGEFKRVFLKIVLEQKPEERPESVLKEVRKINPSRVASTGGRCLVVKPDIEYKDFTKDAYQLLIDKTIEILQVEFDSEEGDLTIEASEEGIFLILFHEPSDKEELIKALNHVKDRVMGLQDLFPKIYFSAIITEQVDTDEELIRQIQYSRIAMYNRLLTDANTVSKLNAPAAGSEEKSSLTAEITRLLKDRPESFEPEEIKNCLNDAKRIMQTAKNISGIDIKMELLRLAHNYLDWFELLDVSLDKSGKAAYFSEMYEHCISLDQAFELLEETLTKALLEVLSHLKSREIKPVAYAKHYIEKNKGVQIKLEELAKNAGFSYTYFSYLFKKETGKTLTEYIQMVRIETAKKLLVEKERNISEVAELVGYSDIKFFTKQFKKALGVSPNEYRKMFLER, encoded by the coding sequence ATGATTTCAATTTTAGGAATAATTATAGCAGACGACGAAAAGAAAATCTGCCGGCTTTTAGAATATTTGATCGACTGGGATGAAATAGGGGTAAAGCTTTTAGGGGTTGCTTATGATGGCATTTCTGCGTATCAATTGATTCAGGAAAAGAAACCTGACGTTCTGCTTACGGATATCAGAATGCCGGGTATGGATGGCCTCCAGCTGATTGAAGAGGCCAAGAAGCAGAATGCTTCTCTTAAATGCATTATCATAAGCGGCTATAAGGACTTTCAATATGCACAACAGGGAATCCGGTACGGAGTACGGGATTATTTGCTGAAGCCAATTAATCAGGAAGATCTGACCCGTACGCTAAAAAAACTGGTCAAAGAAACCTTGGAGCAGAAAAGCAGCCAGGAAGTCCAGATGCACTTAGAAGAAACCATAAGAAACTATTCCGGTGAGTTTAAACGTGTATTTTTAAAAATAGTATTGGAGCAAAAACCGGAGGAAAGACCTGAGTCCGTATTAAAAGAAGTCCGGAAAATCAATCCGTCCCGGGTTGCCAGCACGGGCGGCCGGTGTCTGGTTGTGAAGCCCGATATTGAGTATAAGGATTTTACAAAAGACGCCTATCAGCTTTTAATTGATAAAACGATTGAGATCCTGCAGGTCGAATTTGATTCTGAAGAAGGAGATTTAACGATTGAGGCATCCGAAGAAGGAATATTTTTAATACTGTTCCATGAACCTTCTGATAAGGAAGAACTGATCAAAGCCTTAAATCATGTTAAGGACCGGGTCATGGGACTTCAGGATCTATTTCCAAAGATATACTTTTCAGCAATCATCACGGAGCAGGTGGATACAGACGAAGAACTGATCAGGCAGATACAGTACAGCCGGATCGCCATGTACAACCGGCTCCTTACGGATGCCAATACGGTATCGAAATTAAATGCGCCTGCTGCCGGATCAGAAGAAAAGAGCTCCTTAACCGCAGAGATTACAAGGCTGTTAAAAGACCGACCGGAATCCTTTGAACCGGAAGAAATAAAAAACTGCTTAAATGATGCAAAACGAATCATGCAAACAGCAAAAAACATCTCCGGTATTGACATTAAAATGGAGCTGCTCCGGCTGGCCCACAATTATCTGGACTGGTTTGAACTTCTTGATGTATCTCTGGACAAAAGCGGAAAAGCTGCTTACTTCTCTGAAATGTATGAGCATTGCATCAGTCTTGACCAGGCTTTTGAGCTCCTGGAGGAAACCCTTACAAAAGCCTTGCTTGAAGTTCTGAGCCATTTAAAAAGCAGAGAGATAAAGCCGGTTGCTTATGCTAAGCATTATATAGAAAAAAACAAGGGCGTTCAAATAAAGCTGGAAGAGCTGGCAAAAAATGCCGGTTTCAGCTATACCTATTTTTCATACCTTTTTAAAAAAGAAACAGGAAAAACACTGACCGAATATATACAGATGGTAAGAATAGAGACTGCCAAAAAGCTTCTGGTAGAGAAAGAGCGGAACATAAGTGAAGTAGCGGAACTGGTTGGTTACAGTGATATCAAATTTTTTACCAAACAGTTTAAAAAGGCGCTGGGCGTCTCTCCCAATGAATACCGCAAAATGTTTCTGGAGCGCTGA
- a CDS encoding PSP1 domain-containing protein, with product MIKVIGVRFRNAGKIYYFDPMSLEVRTGDHVIVETARGVEYGYVVLGCREVEDDKVVQPLKPVIRMATKADDEVEKRNHEKEKEAFKICKEKIRKHGLQMKLIDAEYTFDNNKVLFYFTADGRIDFRELVKDLASVFKTRIELRQVGVRDETKIVGGIGICGRTLCCNSYLSEFIPVSIKMAKEQNLSLNPTKISGVCGRLMCCLKNEEETYEELNSKLPNVGDFVTTDDGLKGEVHSVSVLRQLVKVVVTIKDEKEIREYRVDQLKFKPRRRREKAQVTDEELKALEALEKKEGKSKLDDN from the coding sequence ATGATAAAGGTAATAGGTGTTCGGTTCCGAAACGCAGGAAAAATTTATTACTTTGATCCCATGAGCCTGGAGGTACGGACCGGGGATCATGTAATTGTGGAAACTGCCCGGGGAGTAGAATATGGTTACGTTGTTCTTGGATGCCGGGAAGTGGAAGACGATAAAGTAGTTCAGCCCTTAAAGCCGGTGATCCGCATGGCGACCAAGGCTGACGATGAAGTGGAAAAAAGAAATCATGAAAAGGAAAAGGAAGCATTTAAGATCTGCAAAGAGAAGATCAGAAAGCACGGTCTTCAGATGAAGCTGATTGATGCGGAATATACCTTTGACAATAATAAGGTGCTGTTTTATTTTACTGCGGACGGAAGAATCGATTTCAGGGAGCTTGTTAAGGATCTGGCTTCTGTTTTTAAGACCAGGATCGAGCTTCGACAGGTAGGGGTCCGGGATGAGACAAAGATCGTGGGAGGGATCGGCATCTGTGGAAGAACCTTATGCTGCAATTCCTACCTTTCAGAATTCATACCTGTATCCATTAAGATGGCAAAAGAGCAGAATCTATCCTTAAATCCCACCAAGATATCCGGTGTCTGCGGAAGACTGATGTGCTGCTTAAAGAATGAAGAGGAAACCTATGAAGAGCTTAACAGCAAGCTTCCCAACGTAGGCGATTTTGTGACAACGGATGACGGACTTAAGGGTGAGGTTCATTCCGTAAGCGTTTTAAGGCAGCTGGTAAAGGTGGTTGTTACCATTAAGGATGAAAAAGAAATCCGGGAATACCGGGTGGATCAGCTGAAATTTAAACCCAGACGCCGTCGGGAGAAGGCCCAGGTAACGGATGAGGAGTTAAAAGCATTAGAGGCTCTTGAAAAGAAAGAAGGAAAGTCTAAGTTAGATGACAATTGA
- a CDS encoding sugar ABC transporter ATP-binding protein produces the protein MSNYLVELKGVTKRFPGVVAMRNMSLQIRPGEIHGLIGENGAGKSTLIKVLTGVHIPEEGTIYIEGNKVSFKNPNEAATAGIACVYQELNIVKLLSVTDNIFINKAIKKKGSPFLDYAKMHEIAHEVMLSLGQDIAVKKECGSYGMGIQQMVEIAKAVLIDAKLIIMDEPTSSLGEKEVEQLMKTVRSLKEKGIAILFVSHKLEELFELCDRVTVMRDGEHILTKNTEELDNDSLITAMVGRTLDNQYPKIEAETGTEALRVEHLNSAGVLRDVSFHANHGEILGFAGLVGAGRTETFRAVFGADPYDSGDIYVNGDKVSIKSPKAGIRCGMAFLTEDRKGQGLVLSQSVRTNLILSNMRRCTKGLFFNEKQIDQLAEENISDLKIKTPTADEVVGQLSGGNQQKVVIGKWINTNADIYIFDEPTRGIDVGAKVEVYNIMNRLVRAGKCVIMISSELPEIIGMSDRVIVMREGKIMGELSRKTDVLNQEIIMKAAWGGEIR, from the coding sequence ATGAGTAATTATTTGGTTGAGCTGAAAGGTGTAACAAAACGCTTCCCTGGTGTGGTAGCAATGCGAAACATGTCATTACAAATCAGACCTGGAGAGATCCACGGTCTGATCGGTGAAAACGGCGCCGGAAAATCCACTCTGATCAAGGTTCTGACCGGTGTACATATACCGGAAGAAGGCACCATTTATATAGAAGGAAACAAAGTTTCATTTAAGAATCCAAATGAAGCTGCAACTGCCGGTATTGCCTGTGTATATCAAGAATTAAATATTGTTAAACTCCTATCTGTCACAGACAATATTTTTATTAACAAAGCAATAAAAAAGAAAGGCAGCCCGTTTCTGGATTATGCCAAAATGCATGAAATAGCCCATGAAGTTATGCTTTCCCTGGGTCAGGACATAGCTGTAAAAAAAGAATGCGGTTCCTATGGTATGGGAATCCAGCAAATGGTGGAAATCGCAAAAGCAGTCCTGATCGATGCAAAACTCATCATCATGGATGAACCTACATCCAGCCTTGGGGAAAAGGAAGTGGAACAGTTAATGAAAACAGTTCGTTCCTTAAAGGAAAAAGGCATTGCAATTTTGTTCGTCTCCCATAAGCTGGAGGAGCTCTTTGAGCTTTGTGACCGCGTTACAGTCATGCGGGATGGAGAACACATCCTTACAAAAAATACGGAGGAATTGGATAATGATTCTCTGATCACAGCCATGGTAGGCAGAACATTGGATAATCAATACCCGAAAATTGAAGCGGAGACCGGTACGGAAGCCCTCCGTGTAGAGCATTTAAATTCCGCAGGTGTCTTAAGGGATGTAAGCTTTCATGCAAACCATGGAGAAATCCTCGGTTTTGCCGGTTTAGTAGGCGCCGGCAGAACCGAAACATTCCGGGCTGTATTCGGTGCTGATCCATATGACAGTGGAGATATTTATGTAAACGGGGATAAAGTGTCCATAAAGTCTCCAAAGGCCGGTATCCGCTGCGGGATGGCATTTTTAACAGAAGACCGCAAAGGGCAGGGACTTGTTCTTTCCCAATCAGTCCGAACAAACCTGATCTTAAGTAATATGAGACGCTGTACGAAAGGTCTGTTCTTTAATGAGAAACAGATTGATCAGCTGGCCGAAGAAAATATCAGCGACTTGAAAATAAAAACTCCCACTGCCGATGAGGTGGTGGGACAGCTGTCAGGCGGCAATCAGCAAAAAGTAGTCATCGGGAAATGGATCAATACAAACGCGGATATCTATATATTTGATGAACCGACCAGAGGAATTGACGTAGGTGCAAAGGTCGAAGTTTATAACATCATGAACCGTCTGGTCCGTGCGGGAAAATGTGTTATCATGATTTCTTCCGAATTACCAGAGATCATAGGAATGAGTGACCGGGTAATCGTCATGAGGGAAGGAAAAATCATGGGTGAACTTTCGAGAAAAACAGATGTACTGAATCAGGAAATAATCATGAAAGCGGCTTGGGGAGGCGAAATTCGATGA
- a CDS encoding tRNA1(Val) (adenine(37)-N6)-methyltransferase — MTIDLKENERIDDLQRNGYQIIQNRDGFCFGMDAVLLSGFALVKQGEKAVDLGTGTGIIPLLLEAKNQGLHYTGLEIQEEMAEMASRSVALNHLEEKISIVTGDIKEASRLFGAASFDVVTSNPPYMNDSHGLKNPELPKAIARHEVLCTLHDITREAAKLLRPGGRFYMVHRPHRLVEIITALKGCGLEPKRMKMVHPYVDREANMVLIEAVRGGKSMIKVEAPVIVYKEPGVYTDEIYTIYGY, encoded by the coding sequence ATGACAATTGATTTAAAAGAAAATGAACGTATAGATGATCTGCAGAGAAACGGATATCAGATCATACAGAACCGGGATGGGTTCTGCTTTGGTATGGATGCGGTCCTTCTTTCCGGATTTGCGCTGGTAAAGCAGGGGGAAAAGGCGGTAGATTTAGGGACAGGCACCGGGATCATCCCCCTCCTTTTGGAGGCTAAAAACCAGGGACTTCATTATACCGGGCTGGAGATTCAGGAAGAGATGGCGGAAATGGCCAGTAGGAGCGTGGCCTTAAATCATCTGGAAGAAAAAATTTCCATAGTAACGGGAGATATAAAGGAAGCCAGCCGTTTATTTGGCGCGGCTTCCTTTGACGTAGTGACCTCTAATCCCCCGTATATGAACGATTCACACGGCCTTAAGAATCCGGAGCTGCCAAAGGCCATAGCCCGTCACGAGGTGTTATGCACCCTTCATGATATAACAAGAGAAGCGGCAAAGCTTTTGCGTCCTGGCGGGAGGTTTTATATGGTACACCGGCCTCACCGGCTGGTTGAGATTATAACGGCTTTAAAAGGCTGCGGATTGGAGCCAAAGCGGATGAAGATGGTTCATCCCTATGTGGACAGGGAAGCCAACATGGTTCTCATTGAAGCTGTGAGGGGAGGAAAATCCATGATCAAGGTGGAGGCCCCTGTTATTGTATATAAAGAACCAGGTGTGTATACGGATGAGATCTATACCATTTACGGGTATTGA
- a CDS encoding sugar ABC transporter substrate-binding protein produces MKRKILSMLLVSAILASVTGCGEQKTVSQPTATEKTASGDITIGVILKTLSSEYWGYVAAGVQAASKDLGVKVDLQGPASETAYDEQNNMIETMLSGGVDAFVISPLQSDSVASVIGDVKIPVITVDTDAEIPGKVSFVGTGNDNAAYQGGLFAAKKAGKGAKAAIIGGVEGNATSDARQAGYTKALEENGVEVVSIQYAQSNPDTAANVMENIITAQNGDIQIVCCHNDDTAAGASNAVKQLGLKDVIIVGFDGNQSGVQNIIDGNITATCAQAAYTMGYQAVETALKAIKGETVETFVDTGCEVITADNAEEYLTTLKGYLK; encoded by the coding sequence ATGAAAAGAAAGATTTTATCCATGCTGTTAGTATCTGCCATACTTGCATCCGTGACTGGCTGCGGGGAACAAAAGACTGTTTCACAGCCAACTGCAACAGAAAAAACCGCCTCTGGGGATATCACCATTGGCGTTATTCTGAAAACACTTTCCAGTGAATACTGGGGTTATGTTGCGGCAGGTGTTCAAGCGGCCTCAAAAGATTTAGGGGTTAAGGTTGATCTGCAGGGTCCGGCCTCTGAAACAGCGTATGATGAACAGAACAATATGATCGAAACCATGCTCTCCGGCGGTGTAGATGCATTTGTCATCTCCCCCCTTCAATCAGACTCCGTAGCAAGCGTAATCGGAGATGTTAAAATTCCTGTTATAACCGTAGACACTGATGCGGAAATACCAGGAAAAGTCTCCTTCGTAGGAACCGGTAACGACAACGCAGCTTACCAGGGCGGTCTATTTGCAGCTAAAAAAGCCGGAAAAGGTGCAAAAGCTGCTATCATCGGCGGCGTTGAAGGCAATGCCACCAGCGATGCACGTCAGGCAGGATATACCAAAGCTTTAGAAGAGAATGGTGTAGAAGTTGTTTCCATACAGTATGCCCAGTCCAATCCGGATACCGCTGCAAATGTAATGGAAAATATTATAACTGCTCAGAACGGAGATATTCAGATCGTATGCTGCCATAACGATGATACAGCTGCAGGCGCATCCAATGCGGTAAAACAGCTTGGTTTAAAGGATGTAATTATCGTTGGCTTCGACGGCAACCAAAGCGGTGTTCAGAATATCATTGACGGCAACATCACTGCCACCTGCGCACAGGCTGCTTATACAATGGGCTATCAGGCGGTTGAAACAGCCCTTAAAGCCATAAAAGGAGAGACCGTTGAAACATTCGTAGATACGGGCTGTGAAGTCATTACAGCAGATAATGCAGAAGAATACTTAACAACACTGAAAGGCTACCTGAAATAA
- a CDS encoding sensor histidine kinase produces the protein MKKQWLKKRILIWIRAMISWSCLALILLFLILLKPELTESILYTVIAWSMLFSFFLMLAIGKVMILEPLRTIRKKIELFNDGIIFTEIFKNLEGISPDTDALLLKVHTILDKDKIMENAKQQARYLALQNQINPHFLYNVLESIRSDAIMAGVPEIGKITEALAVFFRYTTSKMESLSTLQEELNNVENYFLIQKYRFDDKLELKIKLPRNDEEILKTRIPKLTLQPIVENAIKHGLEPKVSGGTIVIDIEHSETVLYLSVVDDGIGIEETRLGCLNEKLSRMDANDTSANEGGKGGIALINVNSRIRLLMGDEYGIHILSTPRIGTEVCLTLPYMFEQTEGIG, from the coding sequence TTGAAAAAACAATGGTTAAAAAAACGGATTCTGATCTGGATAAGAGCCATGATTTCATGGAGCTGTCTTGCCCTGATCCTGTTATTTCTGATTCTGCTTAAACCGGAACTGACGGAATCCATTCTATATACAGTTATCGCATGGAGTATGCTGTTTTCCTTTTTCCTTATGCTTGCTATAGGTAAAGTCATGATTTTAGAACCCTTACGGACCATCCGGAAAAAAATAGAGCTTTTCAACGATGGAATCATTTTTACCGAAATATTTAAAAATCTGGAAGGAATCTCACCGGATACAGATGCCCTGCTTTTAAAGGTACACACCATCCTGGACAAGGATAAAATAATGGAAAATGCCAAACAGCAGGCAAGATACTTAGCCCTTCAAAATCAGATCAATCCTCATTTCCTCTATAATGTACTGGAATCCATACGTTCCGATGCGATTATGGCGGGAGTCCCGGAAATCGGAAAGATCACAGAAGCCCTTGCTGTATTCTTCCGCTATACAACTTCAAAAATGGAGAGTCTCAGCACCCTTCAGGAAGAGTTAAACAATGTAGAAAATTATTTTTTAATCCAGAAATACCGCTTTGATGATAAGCTGGAATTAAAAATCAAATTACCCCGGAATGATGAAGAAATATTAAAAACCCGGATCCCCAAGCTTACACTCCAGCCAATCGTGGAAAATGCCATTAAACACGGATTGGAGCCTAAGGTTTCAGGGGGAACCATTGTCATTGACATAGAGCATAGTGAAACCGTACTTTATCTTTCCGTGGTTGATGACGGGATCGGCATTGAAGAAACAAGGCTTGGCTGCCTCAATGAAAAGCTTTCCCGAATGGATGCCAATGACACTTCCGCCAATGAAGGAGGAAAGGGAGGAATTGCACTCATAAATGTAAATTCCAGAATCCGCCTTCTCATGGGTGACGAATATGGCATCCACATCTTAAGCACTCCTAGAATCGGAACCGAAGTATGTCTCACACTTCCTTATATGTTTGAGCAGACAGAAGGGATTGGATGA